One region of Alosa sapidissima isolate fAloSap1 chromosome 1, fAloSap1.pri, whole genome shotgun sequence genomic DNA includes:
- the LOC121721502 gene encoding procathepsin L-like produces the protein MKLLIITAASLAVVSCASLSLEDLEFHAWKLKFGKSYRTPEEETRRKDIWLSTRRRVLTHNILADQGIKTYRMGMNHFSDMDSEEFKENVLLRNMIPSNKTRTLPHRAAKPSTPKGGAVKLSASMDWRDSGCVTYVKDQGQCGSCWAFSATGALESHYCINYGDLYDLSEQQLVDCSWSYGNKGCNGGWMDSAFQYVTDTGGVDTEGYYPYEGEDGNCRFDPAGVAVTCRGYTDVTPQGDESALQSYVAQGPVSVAVDASDFQYYDSGVFYDSYCSSSNVNHAVLVVGYGTEGGQDYWLVKNSWGTSWGEQGYIKMSRNQGNQCGIASYASFPVIG, from the exons ATGAAGCTGTTGATCATCACAGCTGCCTCTCTGGCAGTGGTGAGCTGTGCCAGCCTCTCTCTGGAGGACCTGGAGTTCCACGCATGGAAACTCAAGTTTG GTAAATCCTACAGGACCCCTGAGGAGGAGACCCGGCGCAAAGACATCTGGCTCTCCACCCGCCGCAGGGTTCTGACTCACAACATCCTGGCTGACCAGGGCATCAAGACCTACCGCATGGGCATGAACCACTTCTCCGACATG GACAGTGAGGAATTCAAGGAGAATGTCCTCCTCAGGAACATGATCCCTTCCAATAAGACCAGAACCCTGCCCCACCGAGCCGCAAAGCCTTCAACACCTAAAGGGGGCGCTGTTAAGCTGTCTGCCTCTATGGACTGGAGGGACAGTGGATGTGTCACGTATGTCAAAGACCAGGGGCAGTGTGGATCCTGTTGGGCCTTCAGCGCG ACAGGTGCGCTGGAGTCCCACTACTGCATAAACTATGGAGACCTGTACGATCTGAGTGAGCAGCAGCTGGTGGATTGCTCCTGGTCCTATGGGAACAAGGGCTGCAATGGAGGCTGGATGGACTCCGCATTTCAATATGTCACTGATACCGGAGGGGTCGACACCGAGGGCTATTACCCGTACGAGGGAGAG GACGGAAACTGCCGCTTTGATCCAGCTGGTGTTGCTGTGACCTGCAGGGGGTATACTGATGTAACACCCCAGGGTGATGAATCTGCACTACAGAGCTATGTGGCCCAGGGACCTGTGTCTGTGGCCGTGGATGCCTCAGACTTCCAGTACTATGACTCCG GTGTCTTCTACGACTCCTACTGCAGCAGCAGTAATGTGAACCACGCTGTGCTGGTGGTGGGTTATGGAACTGAGGGAGGTCAAGACTACTGGCTGGTGAAGAACAG CTGGGGCACGTCCTGGGGAGAGCAAGGCTACATCAAGATGTCCAGGAATCAGGGCAACCAGTGTGGCATTGCGTCTTACGCTTCGTTTCCTGTAATCGGATG A
- the LOC121719692 gene encoding uncharacterized protein LOC121719692 — MTDASTSGWGAICEGVAVNGLWPLTQSRQHINVLELLTVWLALQRFLPMLRGQHVLIRTDNTSALAYINRQGGIRSRPLFQVVTRLLLWTERNGILSLRAVHIPGRINVGADLLSRGSPRAVDWRLHPQVVEEIWTCFGKADVDLFASRQNTQCPLWFSLGGDSPPLGVDALAHPWPVGRLYAFPPVALLPHVLARVREEHQSLTLVAPRWPKQPWFADLCRLTVGTPWEIPLRRDLLTQGHGTIWHPRPALWKLAAWQLKG, encoded by the coding sequence ATGACGGACGCATCCACCTCAGGTTGGGGGGCGATATGCGAGGGTGTGGCAGTGAACGGGCTCTGGCCTCTGACCCAGTCCAGGCAGCACATAAACGTTTTGGAGCTCCTCACAGTGTGGTTGGCCCTCCAACGGTTTCTGCCGATGTTGAGGGGCCAGCACGTGCTTATCAGGACAGACAACACGTCTGCCCTCGCTTACATCAACCGACAGGGAGGGATACGGTCCCGCCCTCTATTTCAGGTGGTGACCCGTCTTCTTTTATGGACGGAGAGGAATGGTATCCTCTCCCTCAGAGCAGTACATATTCCGGGGCGCATCAATGTGGGTGCAGATCTTCTGTCCAGGGGCAGTCCACGTGCAGTGGACTGGCGACTACACCCTCAGGTAGTGGAGGAGATTTGGACGTGTTTTGGCAAGGCCGATGTCGACCTGTTCGCGTCACGACAGAACACACAATGTCCCCTATGGTTTTCTCTGGGAGGGGACAGCCCCCCATTGGGGGTGGATGCACTTGCACACCCCTGGCCCGTCGGCCGGCTGTATGCCTTCCCACCAGTGGCCCTCCTTCCACATGTCCTGgccagagtgagagaggaacacCAGTCACTCACGCTAGTCGCCCCGAGGTGGCCCAAACAACCTTGGTTTGCAGACCTTTGCAGGCTGACGGTGGGCACACCATGGGAGATTCCACTGCGTCGGGATCTCCTGACACAGGGCCACGGCACGATTTGGCACCCGCGGCCGGCGCTATGGAAACTAGCAGCCTGGCAGCTGAAAGGGTAA